A region from the Candidatus Methylacidiphilales bacterium genome encodes:
- a CDS encoding hemolysin III family protein, translated as MNHPTSMGRTAATPRPGQTIGEEIANSVSHGIGFFAAAAAAPFLILASARHGSVLSVAGASIFSISVLLLYFVSMFYHALPKSVWKSAFQLLDHAAIFLLIAGSYTPFTFGVLRGAWGWTLFGIVWGLAIFGMIAKLAGGLRHGILSNSLYLAMGWLIVIAIRPLWLHLPAPGLILLVAGGLAYTGGVVFYAAERLRYSHFIWHLFVMAGTGCHFTAIYLYCC; from the coding sequence ATGAATCATCCCACGAGCATGGGACGGACGGCTGCGACACCCCGGCCCGGGCAGACGATTGGAGAGGAGATCGCCAACAGTGTCAGCCATGGCATTGGATTTTTTGCGGCCGCCGCTGCCGCTCCGTTTCTCATTTTGGCCTCTGCGCGGCATGGCAGCGTATTATCGGTGGCCGGGGCCTCAATTTTTTCCATCTCCGTGCTGCTGTTGTATTTCGTCTCGATGTTTTATCATGCCCTGCCGAAGAGCGTGTGGAAAAGCGCCTTTCAACTGCTCGACCATGCGGCGATTTTTCTCTTGATTGCAGGTTCCTACACTCCGTTTACATTTGGCGTATTGCGCGGCGCGTGGGGCTGGACACTGTTCGGAATTGTCTGGGGATTGGCGATTTTTGGCATGATAGCCAAATTGGCGGGCGGGCTCCGACATGGAATCCTGTCAAACTCGCTCTATCTGGCCATGGGATGGTTGATCGTGATTGCCATCCGGCCTCTTTGGCTGCATTTGCCGGCGCCGGGCCTGATTTTGCTGGTGGCCGGTGGGCTCGCTTACACGGGCGGGGTGGTATTTTACGCGGCAGAGCGCCTCCGCTACAGCCATTTTATCTGGCACCTTTTCGTGATGGCGGGCACGGGCTGCCATTTCACGGCTATTTACCTGTATTGCTGTTAA